A single window of Saccharomyces kudriavzevii IFO 1802 strain IFO1802 genome assembly, chromosome: 16 DNA harbors:
- the SKDI16G4280 gene encoding pyridoxal 5'-phosphate synthase (similar to Saccharomyces cerevisiae YLR456W and YPR172W; ancestral locus Anc_7.529) yields MAWTSTLPAHLLNLIKNSKYVHVATCSKDCIPSVALMNYIYVPGEKLFGQTDNKNDYIIFVTPQDTQKFYNIKENPKVALLFHDWIIANNLSVGKESISETPTPTAVPQSEQHQSKLLNLLQELNQAELNQMSASIGGETEIVDPESEESKYYKDLILKANPDAKAFIFEENTAVVKVRIDNARVSNNENRTMFLSKGRS; encoded by the coding sequence ATGGCTTGGACTAGCACATTACCAGCACATCTGTTGAATCTCATCaaaaactcaaaatatGTTCACGTAGCTACCTGTTCTAAAGATTGCATCCCTTCGGTGGCATTGATGAATTACATTTACGTGCCAGGCGAGAAACTGTTTGGCCAAACGGATAATAAAAACGATTACATTATATTTGTCACCCCCCAAGATACGCAAAAATTTTACAACATCAAGGAAAACCCTAAGGTGGCTTTATTGTTCCATGACTGGATCATCGCTAATAATTTGTCTGTGGGGAAGGAAAGCATCTCTGAGACCCCTACGCCAACAGCCGTCCCTCAAAGCGAACAACATCAAAGCAAGCTTTTGAACTTGTTGCAAGAGCTAAATCAAGCTGAATTGAACCAGATGAGTGCATCCATTGGAGGCGAAACTGAAATCGTAGATCCCGAAAGTGAAGAATCCAAATATTACAAGGACTTGATACTAAAGGCTAATCCTGACGCGAAGGCTTttatatttgaagaaaacaccGCTGTCGTTAAAGTTAGAATTGATAACGCCAGAGTATCCAATAATGAGAACAGAACAATGTTTTTGAGTAAGGGAAGAAGTTAA
- the VPS4 gene encoding AAA family ATPase VPS4 (similar to Saccharomyces cerevisiae VPS4 (YPR173C); ancestral locus Anc_7.530), with product MSTGDFLSKGIELVQKAIDLDTATQYEEAYTAYYNGLDYLMLALKYEKNPKSKDLIRAKFTEYLNRAEQLKKHLENEEVSAAKKSPSAGSGSTSGNKKISQEEGEENGSEDNKKLRGALSSAILSEKPNVKWEDVAGLEGAKEALKEAVILPVKFPHLFKGNRKPTSGILLYGPPGTGKSYLAKAVATEANSTFFSVSSSDLVSKWMGESEKLVKQLFAMARENKPSIIFIDEVDALTGTRGEGESEASRRIKTELLVQMNGVGNDSQGVLVLGATNIPWQLDSAIRRRFERRIYIPLPDLAARTTMFEINVGDTPCVLTKEDYRTLGTMTEGYSGSDIAVVVKDALMQPIRKIQSATHFKDVSTEEDDTRKLTPCSPGDDGAVEVSWTDIEADELKEPDLTIKDFLKAIKSTRPTVNEDDLLKQEQFTRDFGQEGN from the coding sequence ATGAGCACGGGTGATTTTTTGAGCAAAGGAATAGAGCTGGTCCAAAAGGCCATTGATTTGGACACGGCAACGCAGTATGAGGAGGCTTACACGGCTTATTATAACGGATTGGACTATTTGATGTTGGCTTTGAAGTACGAAAAGAACCCCAAGTCGAAGGACTTAATAAGAGCCAAGTTCACAGAGTATTTGAATCGCGCAGAgcaattgaagaaacacttggaaaatgaagaagtaAGTGCTGCAAAGAAGTCCCCCAGTGCTGGTAGTGGATCCACCAGTGGTAATAAGAAAATCTCCCAGGAGGAAGGTGAGGAGAATGGCAGTGAAGACAACAAAAAGCTCAGGGGTGCTTTATCGAGTGCCATCCTATCCGAAAAACCCAATGTTAAATGGGAAGATGTGGCTGGGCTTGAAGGTGCCAAAGAGGCCCTTAAGGAAGCCGTTATTTTGCCTGTGAAGTTCCCACATTTGTTTAAAGGTAATCGTAAACCTACTTCAGGGATCCTATTATACGGACCACCCGGTACAGGTAAGTCTTACTTGGCGAAAGCCGTGGCTACCGAGGCCAATTCTACGTTTTTCAGTGTTAGTTCCAGTGACTTAGTCTCTAAATGGATGGGTGAGTCTGAAAAACTGGTGAAGCAGTTGTTTGCCATGgcaagagaaaacaaaccctccattattttcattgatgaagtGGATGCGCTAACAGGCACCAGAGGGGAAGGGGAAAGCGAAGCTAGTAGGAGAATCAAAACAGAATTATTAGTACAAATGAATGGTGTCGGCAATGACTCCCAAGGGGTATTAGTCCTTGGTGCAACGAATATACCATGGCAACTGGACAGTGCCATCAGAAGAAGGTtcgaaagaagaatatacATTCCATTACCAGATTTGGCAGCAAGAACCACGATGTTCGAGATTAACGTCGGCGACACCCCATGTGTACTGACCAAAGAAGATTATAGAACTTTGGGTACCATGACTGAGGGTTACTCGGGCAGCGATATTGCTGTCGTAGTAAAAGATGCGCTAATGCAACCAATTAGAAAGATTCAAAGCGCCACTCATTTCAAGGATGTCTCCACGGAGGAGGACGACACGAGGAAGCTCACGCCGTGCTCCCCAGGTGATGATGGTGCCGTGGAAGTGAGTTGGACGGATATCGAAGCTGACGAACTAAAAGAACCAGATCTTACCATAAAGGATTTCTTGAAGGCCATCAAATCAACCAGACCTACCGTGAACGAGGACGACCTGCTAAAGCAAGAACAGTTCACAAGAGATTTTGGTCAAGAGGGCAACTGA
- the CSA1 gene encoding Csa1p (similar to Saccharomyces cerevisiae NBP1 (YLR457C) and YPR174C; ancestral locus Anc_7.531) has translation MGIQDKAPGTQKVRKLAVAPRERSHARHTSQRTRSKSYKNISKKRAQQHAFGFNIAKVISKIHARVWGVPAEGKEESSIISSSAASQDCVPLQWQAKFAQLQQQLQSAQKELQFVKEKCHLLQSVLDDANIDQKYLESRRDMKNIERDNLKPTENLPPSPVRAVNPLVTSSPIHMSPLQSRQRPLSALQPPKGPNFYAKYPKLPHTSILRGAPTDESLPRAE, from the coding sequence ATGGGAATTCAAGACAAGGCACCAGGAACTCAAAAGGTGCGTAAGCTGGCGGTTGCGCCTCGTGAAAGAAGCCATGCCCGGCACACATCGCAGAGGACACGTTCCAAAAGCTACAAGAACATCTCGAAAAAAAGGGCTCAGCAACATGCGTTTGGGTTCAATATTGCTAAAGTGATTTCAAAGATCCATGCTCGTGTATGGGGAGTCCCCGCCGAGGGGAAAGAGGAAAGCAGTATAATTTCATCCTCTGCGGCTTCTCAAGATTGCGTGCCTTTACAATGGCAGGCAAAGTTTGCCCAGTTACAGCAGCAACTGCAATCTGCACAAAAGGAACTACAATTTGTCAAGGAGAAGTGCCACCTGCTGCAGTCGGTGCTAGACGATGCAAACATCGATCAAAAATACCTCGAGTCTCGCAGGGACATGAAAAACATCGAACGAGACAACCTCAAGCCCACCGAAAACTTGCCGCCTTCACCAGTGAGAGCAGTGAACCCGTTGGTGACTTCAAGCCCCATTCACATGTCGCCGCTGCAATCGCGCCAACGACCACTCTCAGCCCTGCAACCCCCTAAGGGACCCAACTTTTATGCCAAATATCCGAAGCTTCCCCATACCAGCATTCTCAGAGGAGCTCCTACTGACGAATCCCTCCCTCGGGCTGAATAG
- the DPB2 gene encoding DNA polymerase epsilon noncatalytic subunit (similar to Saccharomyces cerevisiae DPB2 (YPR175W); ancestral locus Anc_7.532), giving the protein MFTTGNVLPVKIQPPLLRPLAYRVLSRKYGLSIKSDGLSALAEFVGTNIGNNWRQGSVTIRFLEQFATVWKQQERGLFIDKDGVKEVIQEMKEREKVEWSHEDYTQHGDDVLRQKNDGSSDDDDNEMPMAADSSLQNVLLSSPIRAPMDRSEHDQSSRLESSKNLNWRDYFKVINCSQQQKFLYNPDKMQFIFVPNKKENALGSFTGFLPDIKDKVQMFLTRYYLTKDRVMRNENFQSNDMFNPLSSMVSLQNELSNAGQQLQSNSMSITPIKNLLGRDAQNFLLLGLLNKNFKGNWSLEDPSGSVEINISQTIPTQGHYYAPGCMVLVEGIYYSVGNKFHVTSMTLPPGERREITLETIGNLDLLGIHGLSNNNFIARLDKDLKIRLHLLEKELTDHRFVILGADLFLDDLRIMTALSKILQKLNDDPPNLLIWQGSFTSIPVFASMSSRNISSSTQYKNNFDALATLLLRFDDLTENTTMIFVPGPNDLWGSMLSLGASGTLPQDPIPGAFTKKINKVCKNVIWSSNPTRIAYLSQEIVIFRDDLTGRFKRNYLQFPCGENEDSYVDNDNIITKDTDIVPIDELVKEPDQLQRKIQESRKLVKTILDQGHLSPFVDSLRPVSWGLDHTLTLCPIPSTMILCDTTSTQFDLTYNGCKVVNPGSFIHNRRARYMEYIPSSKKTIQEEIYF; this is encoded by the coding sequence ATGTTTACCACCGGAAATGTTCTACCCGTGAAAATCCAGCCTCCCCTGCTCAGGCCACTGGCATACAGGGTTTTGTCAAGGAAATATGGTTTATCGATAAAATCTGATGGACTGTCTGCTCTGGCAGAATTTGTCGGTACTAACATAGGTAATAATTGGAGGCAAGGATCTGTTACAATAAGATTTCTCGAGCAATTTGCTACAGTATGGAAACAGCAGGAGAGAGGCCTTTTCATCGACAAGGACGGCGTAAAGGAAGTGATCCAGGAGATGAAAGAGCGTGAAAAGGTTGAATGGAGCCACGAAGACTATACTCAGCATGGAGATGACGTGCTGAGGCAGAAAAACGATGGGAGCagcgatgatgacgacaaTGAAATGCCCATGGCGGCTGATTCATCCTTACAAAATGTTTTATTATCTTCACCTATCCGAGCCCCCATGGATAGGAGCGAGCATGACCAGTCTTCCAGGCTGGAAAGCTCGAAAAACCTGAATTGGAGGGACTATTTTAAGGTTATCAATTGTTCTCAGCAACAAAAGTTCTTGTATAATCCCGATAAAATGCAGTTTATTTTCGTTCCAAATAAAAAGGAGAACGCATTGGGAAGTTTTACGGGATTTCTACCTGATATCAAGGACAAAGTGCAAATGTTCTTGACAAGATATTATCTTACGAAGGATAGAGTGATgagaaatgaaaacttcCAAAGCAATGATATGTTCAATCCATTGTCCTCCATGGTGTCTTTACAAAACGAGCTATCCAATGCTGGTCAACAGTTGCAATCCAACAGCATGAGCATCACtccaatcaaaaatttattgGGTAGGGATGCCCAGAACTTTCTACTACTTGGCctcttgaataaaaattttaagGGCAATTGGTCACTAGAGGATCCATCTGGATCTGTAGAAATCAATATATCACAAACTATTCCCACACAGGGTCATTATTACGCACCAGGGTGTATGGTTCTTGTTGAAGGAATATATTATTCTGTTGGGAACAAATTTCACGTCACTTCCATGACTTTACCTCCTGGTGAGAGAAGAGAAATCACGTTGGAGACAATAGGCAATCTAGATCTCCTAGGTATACATGGTCTTTCTAATAACAACTTCATTGCACGTCTGGACAAGGATTTGAAGATCAGATTACATCTTTTGGAGAAAGAATTAACCGACCACAGATTCGTTATTCTTGGTGCTGATTTATTCTTGGATGATCTGAGGATAATGACTGCACTCAGTAAAATTTTGCAAAAATTAAACGATGATCCACCAAACTTGTTGATTTGGCAAGGTTCTTTCACTTCAATTCCTGTTTTTGCATCAATGAGTAGTCGAAACATCAGTAGCTCAACCCAATACAAGAATAATTTCGATGCTTTGGCCACGCTACTATTACGATTTGATGATTTGACTGAAAATACCACAATGATATTCGTCCCTGGCCCTAACGATTTATGGGGGTCGATGCTATCATTGGGAGCAAGTGGAACTTTACCACAGGATCCAATTCCTGGTGCGttcaccaaaaaaatcaacaaagTTTGTAAGAATGTCATCTGGAGCTCAAACCCAACCAGGATAGCGTACTTGTCTCAAGAAATAGTCATTTTCAGAGATGATCTGACCGGAAGATTCAAAAGGAATTATCTGCAATTCCCATGTGGCGAGAATGAAGATTCTTATGTTGATAACGATAATATAATAACGAAAGATACTGATATCGTGCCAATTGATGAATTAGTCAAAGAGCCAGATCAGCTACAacgaaaaattcaagaatcAAGAAAACTCGTAAAAACGATACTAGATCAGGGCCACTTATCGCCATTTGTAGATTCTTTACGCCCAGTTTCATGGGGTTTAGACCATACTTTGACACTCTGCCCCATACCATCGACAATGATTCTTTGCGACACTACTTCAACACAATTTGATTTGACATACAACGGCTGTAAAGTCGTCAATCCTGGAAGTTTTATTCATAATAGACGTGCCAGGTACATGGAGTACATTCCGTCCTCGAAGAAAACTATACAGGAGGAAATATATTTCTAA
- the BET2 gene encoding Rab geranylgeranyltransferase BET2 (similar to Saccharomyces cerevisiae BET2 (YPR176C); ancestral locus Anc_7.533): MSEPLTLLKDKHIRYIESLDTKKHNFEYWLTEHLRLNGMYWGLTALCVLDSPETFAKDDVIAFVLSCWDDRYGAFAPFPRHDAHLLTTLSAVQILATYDALNVLEEERKAQLVAFIRGNQLEDGSFQGDRFGEVDTRFVYTALSALSILGELTPEVVDPAVKFVLRCYNFDGGFGLCPSAESHAAQAFTCLGALAIANKLDALSHDQLEEIGWWLCERQLPEGGLNGRPSKLPDVCYSWWVLSSLAIIDRLDWINYEKLTEFILKCQDEKKGGISDRPENEVDVFHTVFGVAGLSLMGYGNLVSIDPIYCMPSSITAKFKKYPYK; encoded by the coding sequence ATGTCTGAACCACTTACGTTACTTAAGGATAAACACATCCGTTACATTGAATCATTGGATACCAAGAAGCATAATTTTGAATACTGGCTTACGGAGCATCTGCGTTTGAATGGAATGTATTGGGGGCTTACAGCATTATGTGTGCTTGATTCGCCGGAGACATTTGCAAAAGACGACGTTATAGCATTTGTGTTGAGTTGCTGGGACGACAGATATGGTGCGTTTGCACCATTTCCAAGGCATGACGCACATTTATTAACTACATTGTCTGCGGTGCAAATCTTGGCCACCTACGACGCCCTAAACGTTCTTGAAGAGGAACGTAAGGCTCAACTGGTTGCCTTTATTCGTGGAAACCAATTAGAAGATGGTTCATTTCAGGGTGATAGGTTTGGTGAGGTAGATACAAGATTTGTTTATACGGCATTGAGCGCTCTATCAATTTTGGGTGAATTGACACCAGAAGTCGTTGATCCTGCTGTGAAATTTGTGCTCAGGTGTTATAATTTTGACGGCGGATTCGGGTTGTGTCCTAGTGCTGAATCGCATGCAGCACAAGCCTTCACCTGTCTTGGCGCTTTGGCTATCGCCAACAAATTGGATGCGCTGAGTCATGATCAATTAGAAGAAATTGGGTGGTGGCTTTGCGAACGACAATTACCAGAAGGTGGACTGAATGGTAGACCAAGTAAACTACCCGATGTCTGTTATAGTTGGTGGGTTTTATCTTCATTAGCTATCATTGATAGGTTGGACTGGATAAATTACGAAAAATTAACTGAATTCATACTAAAATGTCAAGATGAGAAAAAGGGCGGAATAAGCGATAGGCCTGAAAACGAAGTAGATGTTTTCCACACCGTCTTTGGCGTTGCTGGTTTAAGTTTAATGGGATACGGCAATTTGGTCTCAATAGATCCCATATACTGCATGCCAAGCTCCATTACAGCGAAGTTTAAAAAGTATCCATATAAATAA